CTCCGGGACCGGGTTGCCGCGGCCCCGCGGCTCGGCGGCGAGCAGGCGCTTCGTGTAGTCGTGTTGCGGGTCGGAGAACACCTCGGCGACCGGGCCGGTCTCGACGATGCGGCCCTGCAGCATCACGCAGACCCGGTCGGCGACGCGGCGCACGATGCCGAGATCGTGGGTGATGAACAGCATCGCCATGCCGAGCCGCGCCTTCAGGTCGGCCAGCAGCGACAGGATCTGGGCCTGGACGGTGACGTCGAGGGCGGTCGTCGGCTCGTCGGCGACGAGCAGGTCGGGCTCGCAGGCGAGCGCCATCGCGATCATCACCCGCTGGCGCTGCCCGCCGGACAATTCGTGCGGGTAGGCGCCGAGCCGCCGCTCGGCGTCGCGGATGCCGACGAGATCGAGAAGTTCGAGCGTGCGGGCGCGGGCCGCCTCGCCGCTCATCCCCTTGTGCAGCCGCAGCACCTCGCCGACCTGCTCGGCGATGCGGTGCAGCGGGTTGAGCGAGGTCATCGGCTCCTGGAACACCATGGTGATGTCGGCGCCGCGGATCCCGCGCATCTCGGGCTCGGCGAGTGCGAGCAGGTCGCGGCCCTTGAACCGGATCCGTCCCTCCGGCACCGCGCCGTCGACGAGGCGCAGGATCGAGAGCGCCGTCACCGACTTGCCCGAGCCCGACTCGCCGACGAGGGCCACCGTCTCCCCCGGTGCGATGGCGAAGGAGACGCGATCGACGGCGCGGGTCTCGCGCCCGCCCTGGCGGAAGGCGACGGAGAGGTCCTGGACGGAGAGGAGCGGGTCGGTCATCGGCTCTGGAGATAGGGCGGCGGCGCGCCGGTGGACCGGTGTAGGTCATTCCCCGGCGGGCGGGAACCGGGGGCTCGGGGTGGGGCTGATCGGACGGAAGAAGGTCGTGGCGCTGGTTTCCCCTCTCCCCGCGGGCGGGGAGAGGCCTGAGCTCCGAAGGGGCTCAGGGAGCAGCGAACCGCAGGTTCGCCGCGAGGGTGAGGGGGTGTTTCCGCAGGAGCCTCATTCGTCGAGACCCCCTCACCCTCGCTCCGGCTGCGCCTCGGCTTGCCGCGTCTCCTGAACGGAGACACAGCCCTCTCCCCGCCCGCGGGGAGAGGAGAACCCCGAGTTTTACCGGTCTCGACACAGATCAGGCGGACACCGCCTCACTCGTCCACCCGCGGCGCCTGGCCGCGATCGATCGGCAGGGGCGTGAACTGCTTCAGCGCCTCCCCGCTCGGCAGGCTGCTGGTGTCCCAGCCGCCGCCGATCGCGCCGATCAGCGACACCGCGTTGGTGAAGCGGTTGAGGCGGACCTGCAGCTCCGTGACCTCGTTGTTGAGCTCCAGCGCCTGGGCGGTGACGACGGTGGTGTAGTTCTGGGTGCCGGCCCGGTACTCGTTGAGCGCGATCTCGACCGCCCGGCGCGACGACTGCACCGCCAGTTCCTGCGCCGCCTGCTGGCGGGCGAGGATGCGCTGGCCGGCGAGCCCGTTCTCGACCTGCTGGAAGGCGGTGAGCACCGTCTGGCGGTAATTGGCGACCGCCGCGTCGTAGGCCGCCTCGACGGCCTGGAGGGCGGCGGTGCGGGCGCCGCCGTCGAACAGCACCTGGCTGCCGGAGGCCGCCACCGACCAGAACGAGTTCGCCGCGGCAAAGAAGTTGCGCGCCGGATCGCCCGCGATGCCGCCGCTCGCCGACAGGGTGACGGTCGGGTAGAACGCCGCCACGGCGACGCCGATCTGGGCGCTCTGGGACTGCACGCTGCGCTCGGCGAGCGCGATGTCGGGCCGCCGCTCCAGGAGGTCGGAGGGCAGGCTCACCGGCACGGTGGGCGGGCGCGACGGCAGGCTGCCGCGGGCGAGCGACACCTCGGAGGGCGGGCGGCCGATCAGCGTCGCGATGGCGTGTTCGAGGTTCGCCCGCTGCAGCCCGACCGCGATGGCGTTGGCCTGGGTGGTCTGGAGCTGGGTCTGGGCGGTGATGACGTCGGAGCGGGCGGCGACGCCGGCATCGTACTGGTTCTGCGCGATGGTGAGCGAGCGCTGGTAGGCCTGGGCGGTGCGCTCGAGCAGGCTCTGGAGCGCTTCCTGGTAGCGGAGCTGGTAATAGGCGGTGGCGAGTTGCGTCTGGAGCGCGAGGCGCACCGAGGCGAGGTCGGCGGCGCTGGCCTGGGCGGCGGCAACGTCGCTCTCGATCAGGCGGCGGATGCGGCCGAACAAGTCGAGCTCCCAGGTCGCCGAGCCCTGGAGCGTCAGCACCGTGCGCTCGACCCCGCCGGTGCTGGTGCGGCCGATCGAGGGGGCGCCCAGCGCGGTCGGAAACAGCTGGGCGCGGGCCTCCTGCACCAGGGCCCGGGCCTGCCGGTAGGCGGCGACCTGGGCGCGCAGGTTCTGGTTGTCGACGTCGATGAGGCGGATCAGCCGGTCAAGGGTGGGATCGCGAAACACCCGCCACCAGTCGCCGCGCTCCGCCTCGTCGAGGGGCCGCACCGGCCGCCAGTGGCGCGGCGGCATCGGCCGCGCGCCGCCCTCCTTGAAGGCGGCGGGCGTCTCGACGGTGGGGCGGGTGTAGTCGGGGCCGACGAGGCAGCCGGCGAGCGCCATGGGGAGGATGGCCGTCGCGGCGAGGCGGAGAGGCGCGATGCGACGCTGCCGGACGGATCGCGCATCTCCCCCTCTCCCCGCGGGCGGGGAGAGGGTCACGGCCCCCTTGTCGGGGTCGTGACAAGCGCAGGCGCAGCCGGAGCGAGGGTGAGGGGGTGTTCCCGAAGGAGCCACATCCGGGGCTACCCCCTCACCTTCGGCTGCCGCCTCGTTTCGCCCCCGACGAGGGGGGCGAAACCCTCTCCCCGCCCGCGGGGAGAGGGCGCGCGCGTCGCTTGTCGCGTGAAACCACCCACGCACGGAGGCGAGGCTCGGGTGCGCGTCGCCGTCCAGCATCATTCGATCGTCGAAAACAGTCATTCGGCCGGCAGCGCCCGCGTGGCGGAATCCCCGCGCCGGCGGCGCCCGACCCAGAGCCGGAAGCGGTCGAGGTACAGGTAGACGACGGGGGTGGTGTAGAGGGTCAGGACCTGGCTCACGATGAGGCCGCCCACGATGGCGATGCCGAGGGGACGGCGCAGCTCGGAGCCCTCGCCGCCGTCGAGAATCAACGGCAGCGCGCCGAGAAGCGCGGCCAGGGTTGTCATCATGATCGGGCGGAAGCGCAAGAGGCAGGCTTCGCGGATCGACTCCCGCGGGCTCAAGGAGCGGGTGCGCTCGGCGTCGAGGGCGAAGTCGATCATCATGATCGCGTTCTTCTTCACGATGCCGATGAGCAGGATCACGGCGATGAGCGCGATGACCCCGAACTCCTCGCCGGCCAGCATCAAGGCCAGGATCGCCCCGATGCCGGCCGACGGCAGGGTGGAGAGGATGGTGAGCGGGTGCACCCAGCTCTCGTACAGGATGCCGAGCACGGCGTAGACGGCGAGCAAAGCCGCCAGGATCAGGAGCGGCTGGCGCGAGGACGAGGACTGGAAGCTCTTCGCCGCGCCCGCGAACTCGCCGTGGATGGTGGCGGGCAGGCGCAGGTCGCGCATGTGCGCGTCGATCGCCGCGGTGGCGTCGCTCAGGCTCTTGCCCGGCGCGAGGTTGAACGAGAGCGTGGTGGCGACGAACAGGCCCTGGTGGCTGACCTGCACCGGGGTCGAGCCGGTCTCGAAGCTGGCGAAGGCCGAGAGCGGCACCATCGTCTCCTTGGAGCTGCTGACCGCCGCGCTCGACGAGGCGCTGGAGCGGCCGGCCGCCGCGATGGAGTTGGTCGCGGCGTTGCGGGCCGAATCGGTCGCGACCGCGGCCGCCGCGCTCGTCGCGTCGGTGGGCGCGGTCGCGGCGCTCGCCACCGTGCCGGCGACCGCGTTGGTGGTGGCCGAGCCGCGGGCCCGCGCGCCGGACGTCGAGACGTAGATCATCTTCAGCGTCTCGGGGTTGTCGAGGTAGCGCGGCGCGATCTCCATCACGACGTGGTACTGGTTCAGCGGGTTGTAGATCGTCGAGACCTGGCGCTGGCCGAAGGCGTCGTAGAGGGTGTTGTCGATCTGGTCCGGCGTCAGGCCGTAGCGGAAGGCGGTCGGCCGGTCGATGACGAGGCGGGTCTCCAGGCCGCCCTGCTGCTGGTCCGACGTCACGTCGGTGAAGGTCGGGTCCTTCTGTAGCGCCTCCAAGAGCTTCGGGGTCCAGGTGTAGAGCTCCTCGCTGGTGTCGCCTTGCAGCGTGTACTGGTACTGCGAGAAGCTCTGGCGCCCGCCGACGGAGAAGTCCTGGCGCGGGAACAGGTAGAGCCGGGCGCCCGGGATGCCGGACAGCTTCGGCCGCAGGCGGGTCATCACCTCGCTGATCGGGTCGCGCTGGCCGAGGGGTTTGAGGCCGACGAAGACGTTGGCCGAGTTGGTGCCGCGCCCGCCGGTGAAGCCGACCACGCTCTCGACCGCCGGGTCGGCCTGGACGATCGCGGTGGCACGCCGGAGCTTCGCGCTCATCGCCTGGAACGAGATGCGCTGGTCGGCCTGGATGCCGCCGATCATCTGGCCGGTATCCTGCTGGGGGAAGAACCCCTTCGGCACGATGATGTACAGGTAGACGTTGAGCACGACCGCGGCGAGCAGCACCAGCATTACGGTCACGCCGTGGCGGAGCGCCCAGTCGAGGGTGACGCGGTAGCCCGACAGGAGCCCGTTGAACGCCCCCTCCAGCCCCCGCGCCAGCAGGCCCGGCCGGGCGCCGTGGACCTCGGGCCTGAGGAACCGGGCGCACATCATCGGCGTGGTGGTGAGCGAGACGACGAGGGAGATCAGGATCGCCAGCGACAGGACGACGGCGAATTCCTGGAAGAACCGCCCGATGATGCCCCCGGCGAGCAGGATCGGCAGGAACACCGCGATCAGCGACAGGCTCATCGACAGGACCGTGAACCCGACCTCGCGGGCGCCGATCAGCGCCG
The sequence above is drawn from the Methylobacterium terrae genome and encodes:
- a CDS encoding efflux transporter outer membrane subunit, which produces MALAGCLVGPDYTRPTVETPAAFKEGGARPMPPRHWRPVRPLDEAERGDWWRVFRDPTLDRLIRLIDVDNQNLRAQVAAYRQARALVQEARAQLFPTALGAPSIGRTSTGGVERTVLTLQGSATWELDLFGRIRRLIESDVAAAQASAADLASVRLALQTQLATAYYQLRYQEALQSLLERTAQAYQRSLTIAQNQYDAGVAARSDVITAQTQLQTTQANAIAVGLQRANLEHAIATLIGRPPSEVSLARGSLPSRPPTVPVSLPSDLLERRPDIALAERSVQSQSAQIGVAVAAFYPTVTLSASGGIAGDPARNFFAAANSFWSVAASGSQVLFDGGARTAALQAVEAAYDAAVANYRQTVLTAFQQVENGLAGQRILARQQAAQELAVQSSRRAVEIALNEYRAGTQNYTTVVTAQALELNNEVTELQVRLNRFTNAVSLIGAIGGGWDTSSLPSGEALKQFTPLPIDRGQAPRVDE
- a CDS encoding efflux RND transporter permease subunit, with the protein product MNLSAPFILRPVATTLLTLGVLLAGLFAFVRLPVAPLPQIDFPTILVQAQMPGASPDTMATTVAAPLERRLGQIADVDQMTSTSSVGQTRIVLQFGLDRDINGAARDVQAAINAARADLPTALRTNPTYRKFNPADAPILILGLTSKTLSPGALYDSAATVLAQKLSQLEGIGNVDIGGSSLPAVRVELDPHALFHYGIGLEGIRAALASANANSPKGAIEAGERRYQLYANDQGRKAADYQDIVVAYRNGAGVRLRDVGQVVDGVEDRRNLGLVNGQRGVLLIVYKQPGGNVVETIDRLKAALPQLKAALPGDTELIVTGDRSLTIRASLAEAERTLLISVGLVILVVFGFLRSGPATLIPAVAVPISLVGTFAAMWLCDYSLDNISLMALIIAAGFVVDDAIVVLENIQRHIEDGRSRVEAALIGAREVGFTVLSMSLSLIAVFLPILLAGGIIGRFFQEFAVVLSLAILISLVVSLTTTPMMCARFLRPEVHGARPGLLARGLEGAFNGLLSGYRVTLDWALRHGVTVMLVLLAAVVLNVYLYIIVPKGFFPQQDTGQMIGGIQADQRISFQAMSAKLRRATAIVQADPAVESVVGFTGGRGTNSANVFVGLKPLGQRDPISEVMTRLRPKLSGIPGARLYLFPRQDFSVGGRQSFSQYQYTLQGDTSEELYTWTPKLLEALQKDPTFTDVTSDQQQGGLETRLVIDRPTAFRYGLTPDQIDNTLYDAFGQRQVSTIYNPLNQYHVVMEIAPRYLDNPETLKMIYVSTSGARARGSATTNAVAGTVASAATAPTDATSAAAAVATDSARNAATNSIAAAGRSSASSSAAVSSSKETMVPLSAFASFETGSTPVQVSHQGLFVATTLSFNLAPGKSLSDATAAIDAHMRDLRLPATIHGEFAGAAKSFQSSSSRQPLLILAALLAVYAVLGILYESWVHPLTILSTLPSAGIGAILALMLAGEEFGVIALIAVILLIGIVKKNAIMMIDFALDAERTRSLSPRESIREACLLRFRPIMMTTLAALLGALPLILDGGEGSELRRPLGIAIVGGLIVSQVLTLYTTPVVYLYLDRFRLWVGRRRRGDSATRALPAE